One region of Ammospiza caudacuta isolate bAmmCau1 chromosome 22, bAmmCau1.pri, whole genome shotgun sequence genomic DNA includes:
- the ARHGEF16 gene encoding rho guanine nucleotide exchange factor 16, with product MSRGSSATSVDDKTLLLEYRCHPVRPEPPSPTCSSGKLSPTTAPSATPVSPMGSPTSAEPRRIVLSTHSPAALKVGTQQLIPKSLAVSSKPKNSPSRPQSFGGSREPLSPDPKRAAVPVLALQAEDEDDGGGALKRNLRNMSYRAAMKGLGADMEPAKAPPSLKPVSEEGSTLPDRRPGRSKKTLGRKRVQKRGGSFKDQPQLYQEIRERGLNSVSHESDEDLLEEALPEEPSPLGAAIVVQSYRPAQVTWSQLPEVLESGILQRISPEERKRQEAMFEIITSEYSYMHSLNILVSHFMRSEELKETMTQTEHHHLFSNIGDILTVSKSFFEDLEKRHQEHLLIPDISDIVEEHASKHFNPYIRYCSNEVYQQRTLDKLLTTNPLFKETLKQIERKPECGGLPMISFLILPMQRVTRLPLLLDTVQQKTNAHTAAYGAATRAVKAISKLVKSCNDGARAMERTEQMYTLQKQLEFGKKKPFPLISVSRWLLKRGELHLLLSEEAGIFRRGAGRLCHLFLFNDVLIITKKKSEESYMVMNYATLDQVTVEKVESSEPPSPPPGRAGGHLLRVVLEKDSEGRREEVVLSAETLSDRARWIAALMHREKEQPDTTPKGDLSQVEITRAYLAKEADELSLQQADVVLVLGEEDGWCWGERLRDGERGWFPQACARPITSRVAAEGNVRRMERLRIETNV from the exons ATGTCTCGGGGCTCCTCTGCTACCTCTGTGGATGACAAGACCTTGCTCCTGGAGTACCGATGCCACCCAGTGCGACCAGAACCGCCCAGCCCGACGTGTTCCTCTGGGAAGCTCAGCCCCACCAcggctcccagtgccaccccagtgtcccccatgGGCTCCCCCACCTCGGCCGAGCCCCGCCGCATCGTCCTGAGCACGCACAGCCCCGCCGCGCTCAAGGTGGGCACGCAGCAGCTCATCCCCAAGAGCTTGGCCGTGTCCTCCAAGCCCAAGAACAGCCCCTCCAGGCCCCAGAGCTTTGGGGGGAGCCGGGAGCCCCTGAGCCCCGACCCGAAGCGGGCGGCCGTCCCCGTGCTGGCCCTGCAGGcggaggatgaggatgatggCGGAGGGGCCCTCAAGCGCAACCTGAGGAACATGTCCTACCGCGCGGCCAtgaaggggctgggggctgacaTGGAGCCAGCCAAGGCCCCACCATCACTGAAACCCGTGTCTGAGGAAGGCAGCACCCTGCCTGACCGCAGGCCCGGCAGGAGCAAG AAAACCCTCGGGCGGAAGCGGGTGCAGAAGCGTGGTGGCTCCTTCAAGGACC agccccagctgtACCAGGAGATCCGTGAGAGAGGCCTGAACTCTGTCAGCCATGAGTCAGACGAGGACTTGCTGGAGGAGGCCCTGCCAGAGGAGCCATCCCCGCTGGGTGCTGCCATCGTGGTGCAGAGCTACCGCCCGGCCCAGGTGACATGGAGCCAGCTCCCAGAG GTCCTGGAGTCGGGCATCCTGCAGAGGATCTCCCCCGAGGAGCGCAAGAGGCAGGAG GCAATGTTTGAGATCATCACTTCTGAGTACTCCTACATGCACAGCCTGAACATCCTGGTGAGCCACTTCATGAGGTCAGAGGAGCTGAAGGAGACCATGACTCAGACAGAGCACCACCACCTCTTCTCCAACATTGGGGACATCCTGACAGTCAGCAAAAG CTTCTTTGAGGACCTGGAGAAGCGGCACCAGGAGCACCTCCTGATCCCTGACATCAGCGACATCGTGGAGGAGCACGCCTCGAAACACTTCAACCCCTACATCCGCTACTGCTCCAATGAGGTCTATCAGCAGAGGACACTGGATAAGCTGCT AACCACAAACCCCTTATTTAAAGAGACCCTGAAACAAATTGAAAGGAAGCCAGAGTGTGGAGGCCTGCCAATGATCTCATTTCTCATTCTGCCCATGCAGAGGGTAACACGGCTTCCTCTGCTCTTAGAT ACCGTGCAGCAAAAAACAAACGCGCACACCGCAGCGTACGGAGCTGCCACCCGCGCTGTGAAGGCCATCAGCAAG CTGGTCAAGAGCTGCAATGACGGAGCTCGGGCTATGGAGAGGACAGAGCAGATGTACACCTTGCAGAAACAGCTGGAATTCGGGAAGAAGAAG CCTTTCCCTCTGATCTCGGTGTCCCGGTGGCTGCTGAAGCGGggggagctgcacctgctgctgtcagaggaGGCTGGAATCTTCCGCCGCGGCGCCGGCCGCCTCTGCCACCTCTTCCTCTTCAACGACGTCCTCATCATCACCAAGAAGAAGAG TGAGGAGAGCTACATGGTCATGAACTACGCCACGCTGGACCAGGTCACCGTGGAGAAGgtggagagctcagagccaccctcccctcctcctggcagggctggtgggcACCTGCTGCGCGTGGTGCTGGAGAAGGACAGCGAGGGACGGCGGGAGGAGGTGGTGCTGTCAGCAGAGACACT GAGTGACCGGGCCAGGTGGATTGCAGCTCTGATGCACagggagaaggagcagcctgaCACCACTCCCAAAGGAG ACCTGAGCCAGGTGGAGATCACCCGTGCCTACCTGGCCAAGGAGGCGGatgagctgtccctgcagcaggcagatgTTGTCCTGGTGCTGGGGGAAGAGGATG GCTGGTGCTGGGGGGAGCGTTTGCGGGACGGGGAGCGGGGCTGGTTCCCCCAGGCCTGTGCCAGGCCCATCACCAGCCGCGTGGCCGCCGAGGGCAACGTGCGGCGCATGGAGCGGCTGCGCATCGAGACCAACGTGTag